CCGGCCGACACCACGCCGCCGGCATGGAATGCGCCGGGCTTCGGCACGGTGGACCTGCTGGCGGAGTACACCATCAACGACCGCTACAGCATCCGCGGCAATGTGACCAACGTGGGCAACAAGTACTACGCCGACTCGCTGTACCGGGGACACTATGTGCCCGGTGCCGGCCGGCTGGTGCAGCTGACGCTGACGGCGCGCTTCCTCTGACGCCGGAAAGGCCCGATCCATGCTCCTCACCCTGCCCTTGCTCGACGCCGACCAGCTGCGCCAAGCTCGCGCCTGGCTGGCCAGGGCGGAGTGGACCGATGGCCGGGCCACCGCCGGCCCGCAAGCCGCGCAGGCCAAGCGCAACGAGCAGCTCGCGCCGGACAGCGAAGCGGCGCGCGAGCTGCAGGCACTCGTCACGCGCGCGCTGGAGCGCTCGCCGCGCTTCCTGGCGGCGGCGCTGCCGCGCAAGCTGTTCCCGCCGCAGTTCAACCGCTATGCAGGCGAGAGCAATCTGTACGGCGCCCATGTCGACAACGCGATCCGCTTCGCCGACCAGGGCGCGACACGCGTGCGCACCGACTTGTCCTGCACCGTCTTCCTGAGCGAGCCGCACGAATACGAGGGCGGCGAGCTCGTGATCCACGGCGGCGCATTGCCGCAGCGCATGAAGCTGCGCGCCGGCGAGGCGTTGCTCTACCCCGGCACCAGCGTGCACGAAGTGACGCCGGTGACGCGCGGAGCCCGCCTCGCTTCCTTCTTCTGGATCGAGAGCATGGTGCGCAGCAACGAGCAGCGCGCCCTGCTGCTGCAACTGGACGACGCCATCACGCAGCTGCGCAGCGAGCACGGCGAGACGCCGGCGGCGGTCGCCCTGACGGGCACGTATCACAACCTGCTGCGGATGTGGGCTGAGACATGAGCCCGCCGGGCCGCCCCAAGGGCGAATACCGCAGTGCGCGGCACGGAGGTTCCGAATGACCCCTCTGCAGGCGATTCCCG
The sequence above is a segment of the Ramlibacter agri genome. Coding sequences within it:
- a CDS encoding Fe2+-dependent dioxygenase, with translation MLLTLPLLDADQLRQARAWLARAEWTDGRATAGPQAAQAKRNEQLAPDSEAARELQALVTRALERSPRFLAAALPRKLFPPQFNRYAGESNLYGAHVDNAIRFADQGATRVRTDLSCTVFLSEPHEYEGGELVIHGGALPQRMKLRAGEALLYPGTSVHEVTPVTRGARLASFFWIESMVRSNEQRALLLQLDDAITQLRSEHGETPAAVALTGTYHNLLRMWAET